The following coding sequences are from one Humulus lupulus chromosome X, drHumLupu1.1, whole genome shotgun sequence window:
- the LOC133804208 gene encoding indole-3-pyruvate monooxygenase YUCCA6 isoform X2, translating into MDFYLREIEGKQSHDPLFAEEMKTTSPSSRCVYVPGPVIVGAGPSGLAVAACLKEKGVPSVVLERSNCIASLWQLKTYDRLSLHLPKQFCELPFMSFPSDFPTYPSKRQFVQYLEDYTRRFDIRPRFNQTVSTAEYDPTLGFWRVRTRQYCCNNSNPSSDSEGSTTTEYVCRWVIAATGENAEALVPEIKGIGEFGGPIRHTSLYKSGHEFRGKRVLVVGCGNSGMEVCLDLCNYNASPALVVRDKVHILPREMLGKSTFGLSMWLLKWLPIRLVDRFLLIVSRLILGDTSHFGLDRPPLGPLELKNLSGKTPVLDVGTLAKIKSGDIQVFPGIKRLKRHRVEFVNETTEKFDAIILATGYRSNVPSWLKEGERYNIYFRD; encoded by the exons ATGGACTTCTACTTGAGAGAAATAGAAGGGAAACAATCCCATGACCCTCTTTTCGCAGAGGAAATGAAAACGACGTCACCGTCGTCAAGATGCGTTTACGTACCGGGTCCAGTGATCGTCGGAGCCGGGCCATCGGGTCTAGCCGTGGCGGCGTGCCTGAAAGAAAAGGGGGTGCCTAGCGTGGTCTTAGAAAGATCCAACTGCATAGCTTCCCTCTGGCAGCTCAAGACGTACGACAGGCTTAGTCTCCATTTGCCTAAACAGTTCTGCGAGCTTCCTTTCATGTCGTTTCCATCGGATTTCCCAACGTATCCATCGAAACGACAGTTCGTACAGTACTTGGAGGACTACACCCGAAGGTTCGATATTAGGCCGCGGTTCAATCAGACGGTGTCAACCGCCGAGTATGACCCCACCCTCGGGTTCTGGCGCGTGCGGACTAGACAGTACTGCTGCAACAACAGTAATCCTAGTAGTGATAGTGAGGGCAGTACGACGACGGAGTACGTGTGCCGGTGGGTGATAGCTGCCACTGGCGAGAATGCGGAGGCGCTAGTGCCGGAGATTAAAGGTATTGGGGAGTTTGGTGGACCCATAAGGCACACGAGCTTGTATAAGAGCGGCCACGAGTTTCGAGGCAAGAGAGTTTTGGTGGTTGGTTGTGGCAATTCTGGGATGGAGGTCTGTTTGGATCTATGCAATTATAATGCTTCTCCTGCTCTTGTCGTTAGGGACAAA GTACACATCCTACCACGAGAGATGCTGGGAAAATCAACTTTCGGGCTGTCCATGTGGTTGCTCAAGTGGCTGCCCATACGCCTTGTCGATCGCTTCCTTCTAATCGTGTCGAGGCTGATATTAGGCGACACCTCTCACTTCGGATTGGACCGGCCGCCTTTGGGTCCCTTAGAGCTCAAGAACTTGTCCGGAAAGACCCCAGTTTTAGACGTTGGGACACTAGCCAAGATCAAAAGTGGAGACATTCAA GTATTTCCAGGTATAAAGCGGCTAAAACGACATAGAGTGGAATTTGTGAATGAAACAACAGAGAAATTTGATGCAATCATCTTGGCAACAGGTTACAGAAGTAACGTACCCTCTTGGCTAaag GAAGGAGAGAGATATAACATATATTTCAGAGACTGA
- the LOC133804208 gene encoding indole-3-pyruvate monooxygenase YUCCA6 isoform X1 — translation MDFYLREIEGKQSHDPLFAEEMKTTSPSSRCVYVPGPVIVGAGPSGLAVAACLKEKGVPSVVLERSNCIASLWQLKTYDRLSLHLPKQFCELPFMSFPSDFPTYPSKRQFVQYLEDYTRRFDIRPRFNQTVSTAEYDPTLGFWRVRTRQYCCNNSNPSSDSEGSTTTEYVCRWVIAATGENAEALVPEIKGIGEFGGPIRHTSLYKSGHEFRGKRVLVVGCGNSGMEVCLDLCNYNASPALVVRDKVHILPREMLGKSTFGLSMWLLKWLPIRLVDRFLLIVSRLILGDTSHFGLDRPPLGPLELKNLSGKTPVLDVGTLAKIKSGDIQVFPGIKRLKRHRVEFVNETTEKFDAIILATGYRSNVPSWLKEGEMFSKEDGLPRRPFPNGWKGESGLYAVGFTKRGLLGASMDAKRIAEDIERCWKAEAKHCTPFTNSSTTL, via the exons ATGGACTTCTACTTGAGAGAAATAGAAGGGAAACAATCCCATGACCCTCTTTTCGCAGAGGAAATGAAAACGACGTCACCGTCGTCAAGATGCGTTTACGTACCGGGTCCAGTGATCGTCGGAGCCGGGCCATCGGGTCTAGCCGTGGCGGCGTGCCTGAAAGAAAAGGGGGTGCCTAGCGTGGTCTTAGAAAGATCCAACTGCATAGCTTCCCTCTGGCAGCTCAAGACGTACGACAGGCTTAGTCTCCATTTGCCTAAACAGTTCTGCGAGCTTCCTTTCATGTCGTTTCCATCGGATTTCCCAACGTATCCATCGAAACGACAGTTCGTACAGTACTTGGAGGACTACACCCGAAGGTTCGATATTAGGCCGCGGTTCAATCAGACGGTGTCAACCGCCGAGTATGACCCCACCCTCGGGTTCTGGCGCGTGCGGACTAGACAGTACTGCTGCAACAACAGTAATCCTAGTAGTGATAGTGAGGGCAGTACGACGACGGAGTACGTGTGCCGGTGGGTGATAGCTGCCACTGGCGAGAATGCGGAGGCGCTAGTGCCGGAGATTAAAGGTATTGGGGAGTTTGGTGGACCCATAAGGCACACGAGCTTGTATAAGAGCGGCCACGAGTTTCGAGGCAAGAGAGTTTTGGTGGTTGGTTGTGGCAATTCTGGGATGGAGGTCTGTTTGGATCTATGCAATTATAATGCTTCTCCTGCTCTTGTCGTTAGGGACAAA GTACACATCCTACCACGAGAGATGCTGGGAAAATCAACTTTCGGGCTGTCCATGTGGTTGCTCAAGTGGCTGCCCATACGCCTTGTCGATCGCTTCCTTCTAATCGTGTCGAGGCTGATATTAGGCGACACCTCTCACTTCGGATTGGACCGGCCGCCTTTGGGTCCCTTAGAGCTCAAGAACTTGTCCGGAAAGACCCCAGTTTTAGACGTTGGGACACTAGCCAAGATCAAAAGTGGAGACATTCAA GTATTTCCAGGTATAAAGCGGCTAAAACGACATAGAGTGGAATTTGTGAATGAAACAACAGAGAAATTTGATGCAATCATCTTGGCAACAGGTTACAGAAGTAACGTACCCTCTTGGCTAaag gaAGGAGAAATGTTTTCAAAAGAAGATGGATTGCCTAGAAGGCCATTTCCTAATGGATGGAAAGGAGAGAGTGGGCTTTATGCCGTGGGGTTCACAAAGCGTGGACTCCTCGGGGCATCAATGGACGCCAAAAGAATCGCGGAAGATATCGAGCGGTGTTGGAAAGCTGAGGCCAAGCACTGTACGCCCTTTACTAACTCATCAACGACGTTGTAG